In one Sphingomonas sanguinis genomic region, the following are encoded:
- a CDS encoding methyl-accepting chemotaxis protein produces MLSWFAKTAPIRLKFDVLTALYGAIGTVGLTATVAAQGSFSFSLPVIVAAGVLVFSLVAMRVARKLICDPYVGSVIAMEHLAAGDVEREILYDDYRDCIGRMARAMHVFRRNAAEVKKAGEAQQIVVTSLGRGLSELADGNLTVTIPTPFPAEYEKLRHDFNRAMESMGQAMSAVTVATHGINAGASDIRQASDDLSQRTEQQAASLEETAAAMDEITSTVRQTAEGANRANRAVADARIEAQQSGEVVRRAVDAMAGIERASSEISEIISVIDGIAFQTNLLALNAGVEAARAGDAGKGFAVVASEVRALAQRSADAAKDVKSRILASSEQVESGVSLVSETGKALERIIGQIAEISTLVENIASSAERQSTGLQEVNTAVSAMDGVTQQNAAMVEQATAAARSLAIEADGLAREIARFRVANQPGHAPAPVQPVHQMQQRVAAAGRRIVQSARPAAPAPVPQSTGNAALAVSDDDWTEF; encoded by the coding sequence ATGTTGTCCTGGTTTGCCAAGACGGCCCCGATCCGCCTGAAATTCGATGTGCTGACCGCCCTTTACGGGGCGATCGGCACGGTCGGGCTGACGGCGACGGTGGCCGCCCAGGGCAGTTTTTCCTTCTCGCTGCCCGTCATCGTGGCGGCGGGTGTGCTGGTCTTCTCGCTGGTCGCGATGCGCGTCGCCCGCAAGCTGATCTGCGATCCTTATGTCGGCAGCGTCATAGCGATGGAGCATCTGGCTGCCGGCGATGTCGAGCGCGAGATCCTCTATGACGATTATCGCGACTGCATCGGCCGTATGGCCCGGGCGATGCACGTCTTCCGCCGCAACGCCGCCGAGGTGAAGAAGGCGGGCGAGGCGCAACAGATCGTCGTGACCTCGCTGGGCCGGGGGCTCAGCGAGCTGGCCGACGGCAACCTCACCGTGACCATTCCCACGCCCTTCCCCGCCGAATATGAAAAGCTGCGCCACGACTTCAACCGCGCGATGGAGTCGATGGGCCAGGCCATGAGCGCCGTCACCGTCGCCACCCACGGCATCAATGCGGGCGCCAGCGACATCCGCCAGGCTTCCGACGACCTGTCGCAGCGCACCGAGCAGCAGGCCGCCAGCCTGGAGGAAACCGCCGCCGCGATGGACGAGATCACCTCGACCGTCCGCCAGACCGCCGAGGGTGCCAATCGCGCCAATCGCGCCGTCGCCGATGCCCGGATCGAGGCGCAGCAATCGGGCGAGGTCGTCCGCCGCGCGGTCGACGCCATGGCCGGAATCGAACGCGCGTCGAGCGAAATCTCCGAGATTATCAGCGTCATCGACGGCATCGCCTTCCAGACCAATCTCCTCGCACTCAACGCGGGCGTCGAAGCGGCGCGTGCCGGTGACGCGGGCAAGGGCTTCGCGGTCGTCGCCTCCGAAGTCCGCGCGCTGGCGCAGCGGTCGGCTGACGCCGCCAAGGACGTGAAGTCGCGAATCCTCGCCAGTTCCGAACAGGTCGAATCGGGCGTCAGCCTGGTCAGCGAGACGGGCAAGGCGCTGGAGCGCATCATCGGCCAGATCGCCGAGATCAGCACGCTGGTCGAAAACATCGCCAGCTCGGCCGAGCGGCAATCGACCGGGCTTCAGGAGGTCAACACCGCCGTGTCCGCGATGGACGGCGTGACCCAGCAGAATGCCGCGATGGTCGAACAGGCCACCGCCGCCGCCCGCTCGCTGGCGATCGAAGCCGATGGCCTGGCCCGCGAAATCGCGCGCTTCCGAGTCGCGAATCAGCCGGGCCACGCCCCCGCACCCGTCCAGCCGGTCCACCAGATGCAGCAGCGCGTCGCCGCCGCCGGGCGCCGCATCGTCCAGAGCGC